The Streptomyces sp. NBC_00659 genomic interval CATCCGCATCACGAGCCGGTGCCGCCGGACCAGTTCATCGCCCTCGCCGAGGAGACGGGGCACATCACGCCGCTCGGCGCCTGGGTCCTGAGGAACGCCACCACCGACATGGCCGGACTCCAGCGGACGGCCGACGGGGCGGACCCGCCGTACGTCAGCGTGAACGTCTCCCCCCGCCAGTTCCGCGACAGCGGGTTCCTGGCCGAGGTGCGCAAGGCGCTGGAGACCCCGGGGCTCGCCCCGGGTTCGCTCCAGCTGGAGCTCACCGAGACGGTGCTGATGCGCCGGGACGCGCAGATCCAGGCGGTCCTGTACTCGCTGAAGGACCTCGGGGTCCACATAGCCGTCGACGACTTCGGCAGCGGCTACTCGTCGCTGCGGTATCTGCGGGACTTCCCCGTCGACGTACTGAAGATCGACAAGACGTTCATCGACGACATCGCGCTGGACACCCGGCAGGTCGCACTCGTCGAGGGGATCGTCGGTCTGGCCGACACCCTGGGCATCCAGGTGATCGCCGAGGGGATCGAGGACGCGGTGCAGCGGGATCTCCTGGCCGGCATGGGATGCCGGTTCGGACAGGGTTTCCTCTTCGCCCGGCCCATGACCGTGCAGCAGAGCGAGTTCCTGCTGCGGCAGCGCGACGGGGTTCGCGCCCCGGCCCGCTCCGCCACCGCGACGGCGGAGCCCAGATACGGAATGGGACGGATCGGGCCGCCGGCCGCGGACCCGGGCAAGGAGCCGTCCGCGGGCCCGGGCAAGGAGCCACCTGCGGACCCGGGCAAGGAGCCGTCCGCCCCCGAGGCGGCGGAGTCCGACAGCACGCAGACGGCGGGCACGCGCCGCTCCAGGCGCTGGCGCGACCTGGAACACCTGCGGAAGACCAACCCCATGAGCGACGCCGTGCTGGACGAGGTACGCGGCCGGCACATCCGCAGCGGCGACCACTGGATGATCGACTTCGCCTCCTGCAACTACCTCGGCTTCGACTGCGACCCGGAGATCATCCAGGCCATCGAGCCGGCCGTACGGCTCTGGGGCACCCACCCCAGCTGGTCCCGGCTGATCGGCAGTCCCCGCCTGTACCCCGACATCGAGGAACGGCTCGCCGACCTGCTCGGCGCGCCGGACACACTGCTGCTGCCCACGCTGACCCTGATCCACGCCTCGGTGATCCCCGCCCTCGCGGGCCAGGGCCATGTCTTCGTCGAGGCCACGGCGCACCGGACCGTGTTCGACGGCTGTGTGGGGGCCCGTGGACAGGGCGCGACGCTGCGCCGGTTCCACGCCGAACGCCCCGACGAACTGGCCACCATGCTGGACGCGGTACCCGCCGAGCTGCCCCGGCTGGTCTGCCTGGACGGTGTGAACAGCATGAGCGGGAACATCCCCGACCTGGCGAGGCTGATCGAGGTCTGCAGGCCTCGGAACGCCCTGATGTACATCGACGACGCGCACGGCTTCGGCGTGATCGGGGAGCGTGGCCCGCAGGAGTCGTGTCCGTACGGGGACCGCGGCAACAGCATCGTGCGGCACGCGGGAGAGTCGTACGAGGGGATCGTGCTCGTCGGCGGCTTCTCCAAGGCGTACTCGTCGCTGCTGGCCTTCCTCGCGCTGCCCAGCTCCCTCAAGGACCGCCTCAAGACCGCCGCGGCCCCCTACCTCTACTCGGGTCCCTCGCCCACCGCCTCCCTCGCCACGGCGCTGGCCGGTCTCGAAGTCAACGACCGCCGCGGGGACGAGATCAGGGCCGACCTGTACCGCAAGACCGGGCGGGTGCTCGACCACCTGGAGGAACTCGGGGTCGGCACCCTCAACACGGACCGTCTGCCGATCATCGAGATCCCCCTGGCCGACGCCGACGACCTGGACGCGGTCGGCGGGTTCCTGTGGGCCAACGGCATCTACGTGACCCTGGCGGCCTACCCCCTCGTACCCCGCGACCGGGTCGGGTTCCGGCTCCAGCTCACCGCCCTCAACTCCGACGAGGACATCGAGCAGCTCAACGACACGCTCACCCGGCTCACCGAGCGCTATCGGCTGCGGCCGGGAGACGGAGTCCGCGATGGCGGTTCTCAATGACGACGTGGACTGGGACAGCTGGCCCGTCGAGGACTATCTGGCGGAGAACTACCGCGAGCTGCATCCCTCGGACACGGCGGTCATCACCCACCACTGCGCGTTCTACCGCGAGTTCGCACCGGGCAGCGTCGGCCGGTCCGTGGAGATCGGGGCCGGACCCAATCTCTATCCGCTGATCCTCGCGTCCGCCGCGAGCCGCCGCATCGACGCCGTGGAGGCGGGTGCCTCCAACACCGCTTATCTGGAGCGGCAGTTGAACGGGACACCGGAAGAAAGCTGGCTGCCGTTCCACACGTTGTGCCGCAGCCTCAACCCGGACATACCCGAGACCCTGGAAGGGGCGCTGTCCCCGGTGCGTCTGGTGCACGGCGACCTGAGGTCCATCGAACCGGGGAGCTACGACCTCGCCTCCATGCACTTCGTGGCCGAGGGAGCCACCGAGGACTTCGAGGAGTTCAAGGACTTCTGCCGCCGGTTCGTCCGGTGCGTGGTACCGGGCGGACATCTGGTCGCCGCCTTCATGGAGAACATGCCGACCTACCGGATCGGCGCCGCGTCCCGCTGGCCCGGCTGCCCGGTGGACACGGACGTCGTCACCGAGGTGTTCACCCCGCTCACCGACCGGCTCACGGTCGGCCGCATCCCCTCGGACCCGACCCTGCCGGACTACGGGGACTCCGGGATGATCCTGCTCACCGGGGCGGCGGCCTCACCCCCGCCCTGAGCCACCGCCGCCGCTCCCGTGCGTGGCCGCGTGCGGGGCCGAACGCCGTGCCGGGCCGGCCGAGTTCGTACCGGGCTAACCGAGTTCCAGTGAGGTCACCCCGTGGACGCGTTCCCGCGCGAACGCCCTGACCGGCCCGGTGTACATACGGGCCGTCTCGAAGGAGGGGGTCAGGCCGAGCTTCTCCACGAGGGCGACGGCCGCCGTGTTCGCCCGCGGCACGTCGACGGCGAGCGCGCTGCCGTCCGCGTCGGCGGCGAGCGCGGCGAACAGGGCGCGGGCGTCGTCGGCGGTGTCGGCGAACAGGGGGCCGATCCGCAGGGAGTCACGCGCCGGACGGATCACGGCGTACCCGCTCAGCCTGCCGGCGCCGTCGTGCCGGACGAAGGTGCGGTGCCCGGGGGCGGTCAGCCACGACTCCAGGAACACCGGCCGGTCAGCCGGACAGCAGGCGCTGTCGTACGCCGTGATCGCCGTGCGATCCGCCGGACCGGCCGCCCGCACCCCCGACGGCTCCTCCCCCACGGGGGCCACACCGGTGAACCGGGCGGTCCGGTAGGCGAGTTCGAAACCCGACTTGCGGTAGTTGTCCTGCTGCGCGACCACGCCGTCGAGGCCGACCGTCCGGCCGCCCGCGTGGGCGAGGGCCGTCTCCCAGGTGGCCAGGCCGTATCCGTTCCCCCGCAGGTCGGGGCGTACGAGATAGAAGCCCAGGAAGGCGTAGTCGGCGCTGTAGTTGACCACCGAGACGGCCGAGACCGGCTCCCCGTCGACGCGCCCGATGAAGAAGCCCCCGGGATCCTGCGCGAAGAAGCTCGCGCTGTCGGACAGGCCGGGATTCCATCCCTCGTCCGCCGCCCAGCCGCCGACGACCTTCCAGTCGTCGAGGGTGGCCTGGCTGACGACGAGGCCGTCGGGTCCCGGTGAGGTCATGGGGCGCTCCAATGCGTACAGGTCGGATGCGTGCCGGCATGCGGGGCGCGCGGTGCGCCGGGCCGGTCGCTCGCGCAGCATCCTTCCCGATCTCCGTACCGATCGCAGCGACAAGCGCCGCGCACGGGAGCGGATTCGGCCACTTCGGCGCCCAAGGCCGGCACGACGGGGTCACCGTGCCGCACGCACCTGGCGATGCCCCGGGCGACCAGGGCCCGCGACAGCGGGACGACGCCGCTCCCCGAGACCCCAGGAGCCCCAGGACGCCAGGACCCCGGGCAGGAGGACGCGGACGGCGAGGAGGCTCCACCGGTCACCCGTCCGATGGAGCCTCCCGTCGTGCCCGCCGCGGGTCAGCGCACCGCGGCGGGCCGGAACCGGCGGTAAAGGACGGCACCGCCCAGCAGCATCGCCGCGCTCGCCGCGATGGCGGGCATCGCGGCGTCCGCGCCCGTGTGGGCGAGGGTGGCCACGGTCCCGCCGCGCGGCCGGACCCGCTCCGGCGCCGCGGTGACGGGAGTCCCGGCGGACGGGGTGGACGGCCTCGGGGCGGGTTTCACGGCGTGGTGCTCCCGCACGGGCTCGGCACCCGAGGTGTTGACCGATTCGTTGCCGGCGGCCGCGTTGCCGAGGCCG includes:
- a CDS encoding GNAT family N-acetyltransferase — protein: MTSPGPDGLVVSQATLDDWKVVGGWAADEGWNPGLSDSASFFAQDPGGFFIGRVDGEPVSAVSVVNYSADYAFLGFYLVRPDLRGNGYGLATWETALAHAGGRTVGLDGVVAQQDNYRKSGFELAYRTARFTGVAPVGEEPSGVRAAGPADRTAITAYDSACCPADRPVFLESWLTAPGHRTFVRHDGAGRLSGYAVIRPARDSLRIGPLFADTADDARALFAALAADADGSALAVDVPRANTAAVALVEKLGLTPSFETARMYTGPVRAFARERVHGVTSLELG
- a CDS encoding class I SAM-dependent methyltransferase, with product MAVLNDDVDWDSWPVEDYLAENYRELHPSDTAVITHHCAFYREFAPGSVGRSVEIGAGPNLYPLILASAASRRIDAVEAGASNTAYLERQLNGTPEESWLPFHTLCRSLNPDIPETLEGALSPVRLVHGDLRSIEPGSYDLASMHFVAEGATEDFEEFKDFCRRFVRCVVPGGHLVAAFMENMPTYRIGAASRWPGCPVDTDVVTEVFTPLTDRLTVGRIPSDPTLPDYGDSGMILLTGAAASPPP